AAAAGTTCTTAACCATTTCTCTcgtggagaaaaaaaaaattggcttGAGTAATGTACAATGAACTTATAAAGctagaaagaaagagagactGTTTGATAgattatctttctttttgtttacttCAAAGGACAAGGAATCTACAAAAAGATTACTTGCTTCGATGTATAACTTTCAATTATTTATGTCTTGGGAGAGATTATCTCACACAACAAGCATCCTTACTTGAACTTGTCACCAAGTTatcctcctcttcctctctaTCTCACATTTAGAAATTGTTTAACAGTTGAAACCTCCCTCTCTTACACTCCTCTCATGCTTTCATCTTCAGCTCTTCTTTAACTCAAACTCTtcttttgatgctttcttagcTTCTTCCTCTAAATGTCTCATCACCATCACTATGAAACCAACCCTCATTTCGCGCGCCTTCCATCTCAGAATCAACACGTCAAAGGTGGTGGTGCCTCTACCTCACAAACACCCCCACATCAAACCTCAAAATCTCACCCCAAAACTGCACCAGGAATCCAAATCAAGCCTCGTGATCGCCACGGTAAACGACCAGTCCAAGAACCTCCTCATTCCGTGATACCTGTACCACTAAGACCAGAAGAGAGACTACCACCACGGGAAACTCCAAACTCTTCCAAAATACCAGTACTATCAAGCCCTGAAGAGAAACGACCACCACGGAAAAACCCAAACTCTGCTAAAAGACCGTTACTATTAAGCCCTGAAGGTCATCAACGATCTCCACCACCACAACAACCACAAGCACCACGCGGTTACGCAACATCATTACCTCCAATAGCCAAACCAACTCCATGGAGAAACGCTCCAACACCATCACCGCATCGCCGTGGTGGCCACCGGACGCCACCACCTTCAAGAGACCAAACAAACACAGCCACATGGTCAGCTGCATTCTGCTGTGCCATCTTCTGGATCATTCTTATCCTCAGCGGTCTAGTCGTCCTAATCGTCTACCTAGTGTACCGTCCACGCTCTCCTCACATCGACATCTCAGCCGCTAACTTAAACGCCGCTTATCTCGACATGGGGTTTCTTCTAAACGGAGACCTAACCATGTTAGCAAACTTCACAAACCCAAACAAGAAAAGCAGTGTAGAGTTCAGCTCTTTGACGTTCGAGCTTTACTACTACAACACTCTTATAGCGTCTCAGTACGTTGAGCCTTTTAAGGTTCCTAAGAAAATGTCCATGTTTGCGAATGTTCATCTCGTGAGTAGTCAAGTTCAGCTCGAGCCAACGCAGAGCCGGGAGCTGCAGCGTCAGATTGAAACCGGTCCGGTTTTGTTGAACGTGAGAGGAACGTTTCATGCACGTTCGAACTTAGGGGCGTTGTTTAGGTACTCTTATTGGTTGCATACTCATTGCAGCTTTTCTTTGAATAGTCCTCCTTCAGGAGCTATGCGTGCTAGAAGATGCAGTACCAAACGCTAACGTATTTGCTATTTTCTTTTGCTCTATTTTTTTTCGACACATTCggaaaataattgattttctgTACTCATTGATAACTCTTATCagatttgtttaaatatttgattttatgtgCGTTACTAATTTTTACAAAGTATAGAATTAATGTTCTAAACTTAGAATGCTCTATTAAGACTTtctttttaaactttattaatGTTTCAAGAAAGAGATGAATAATACCAAATCTTTTGCTTGTAATTTTAACTTGCTCTTAATCTTTGACTTGTAATAGTAATTTACTTGCATAATAAACACCAAAAAGTTGTGTGAGATTCTTGTCCACTAAAGcaccaaaaacatatattaataattttccCTTCATAGTTGAGAGTTGTGACATCAATCAACTACGTAGATCTGTAAATTAAGACTACATTTTAGATATGAATCATTCCCACTGGACGaatactatataaatatttaaaattttgaaatattttcaagaaaatgatttgaaaattttcCCCAATAATCATGGTTTCGTGTTTCTTTTGCATTGCGAATGATGTACTTAGGTGTGgaccaaatatatatttttgggttCTCAGAGTATTCTAACCCATtgttatttccatttttataatagCATTTAAAGGTAAAATTGCTCTAACACACCtctatttctttttctataatagaaatttctatttttttttcctctatttatagataaaaaatagcatttctctattttttactctacgTTTAGAGATtactattttagagaaatacattaAATCATATCTCACCTTTATTATAGAGTTCTTCTATTTTAAAGgtaaaaatagcaaaatacatgTCTAAATTTATCAAGCCAACTTTGGATCAGCCGAACAAACATGGATCCACCGGATTGATCTTGTACGGTGCATTCAATTCTATTTCACTTACATTTTTTTGTCATGTTTGCAAAGTGATGAACGAGGTAGGTAAAGTCTCTACCAGTCTAGCGGATTTGGCTATATGGAGTTCCGAGCCTTTTAGTACCACTTTTTTCATAGGTGCATAGTGTAATTAAGCATGGGAATAAGATCCGTAAACTGAAATCCGAAGAACCTGATCCAAACCCAAtcgaaaatgtaaaaaatattcgaATGAATCTTGTagtgtgttacaaaaaaaaaaatctgaacccAAAGTGTTATTAACCATATCCGAACAGATAACCCGAAAAATCCAATAAATCGAAAACTCCAAAAATTATATCCAAAGTAACCGATCCGaatgtctaaattaataaagaatataaaaatttgaaacataaatgtGCATTTCACgtatttaatttcatatttattttgatatgatatCTAAAGTTaagtataaataaatatcttaaacactcaattgtatataaataagtatatatatttatattttacttttaaaccttAGATTTTACTTGGGGTAACCTGAACCGACTCGATATAATCTGAATCCTAATGATATATGGTTATTTTATGCTTTTTAGAATGTGTGAAAAATTAGAACCGAAACCGATGTGTTACATCCGAACCCGACTCATACTTACAAATTTACTAGAATGAGACCTAgaaagtgttacaaaaaaactaaaatctgaAATACCCAATCCGAATGCTAACGGATACCTGATCTTCcagatcttttttttgtcaacaacataAACAGACTCAAACTGACTCTGCAAACCAAACTGGTAGCTCCACATCCATATAGACGACAAACGACGGTTGTTTCCTTGCATTGCGTGCTAGGCTGTCCGCCTTAGAATTCTGGGCCCGTGGTATATGGATGATTTCTGAGCTCTGGAAGCTCATCTTCAAGATCTTTATgacttccaaataacttgcaaagaCTGACCAtacttctggttccgaaaccatcttcacaaACTGATAACAATTCGTTGCAAATGTAACCGTAAACTGCATGAGATTCCACATACATTTCATTGCTCAAATCAAAACCTCGATCTCCGAGTGTAAGGGTGACTGAGCCGCTCTTGTATTATTCGCTCCcattaaaccatcaaaaccttccagAGTGCTATACAATCCTTTTCCGGAAAAGGATTCTTTGGTTTTCCATGACtcatctgtgaaacaccatctacATGGGATAGCCGGTACCATTGGTTCCACCGACAAACGAGAATGGTCGAGTGTCTGTATAAGTAAGTTTTGTGCCTCAGCTCAAAGTGATGACTCCGTTTCAGCTAACTTAAGAGTATCTTTAGGATCAATATCCAAAttgctaaaaactttattattgaTGATCTTCCAACTCCGGAGAGACCTCCCAAAATAAATGATCTATGTTTGTAAAGAGAGCTTGGGTGGAAAATATTTATGGGTTTGATGGAATTCTAGAGAGTGCTCAAACCTAAACCACCGGTAGACATTCAAAGAACACATGATTAATGGATTCTTTAGGGTCTCCACATCTTCACAAATCGTATCTCCTTGTATTTTCCGCgctagtaattttttttttaccccaATACATCTTATGACTAATTgctataaaaaatgtttcattttagATGGACACCGAACTTTTCAGCAGTGAGCCGAGCAAAAGACCATACTCTGATAATGTTCTCTTTCCATCCGGATACATTCGTTCTAATTGTTATCCTGATTCAGCCGTGTATTTCCAGTATTATTAGTAAAATACCATCCATCCATCTTGATCTGATGACGAAAACTTCCAGGTCTTAGTGTAAACATTTCACCTATCGTTCAATATAACTTCTTGTTTGTTGGTTAACTCCACTACGAAAGTTTAACTATCTGAATATAAGAAATATTCGGTTTCTTAAGGGCTTCCAGGCCTTGATGAGAGAACACACATATATGGCTCGGATCCTTAATACAGAAAAAGCATTGAGAAATAAGaataattatttctttttagtttcctctagtcaaaaataaaataaaataagaataataaatTATCCTTTTCCCCAATAATTAGTCTCCCTCACTCCAGCCAACAAAATGTACCCAAAAATAATGGAAACAGTTTTTCAAGTATCCTTTTTGTCATTTACTTACACACACTTATTCTCTTTGTTGTTTTCTTAATTAAAGACTGATATTTTGTATAACGAGACTCGTATATATTGTACTGTATAGGTTTCTGTAGagttgaaatatatattttggttgGAGAATACAGTAATTTAGCatttgtataattattttataaacctTTGTAAATTGTATGTCTATTTATAACATTTATTACCAATTTTACAttctaaattttactttataaaacatttacaaaatattatattcaaaaaattgGATGAAAATATAGAATCATATGAATCATCTCCATATTTGGTACTTTCGCAAATCTTATGAATGAATGTGACGAATATTctgttaaaatttaattagcGATTTGAAAAAAGATTATGATATGGGTACTGTAGGAttggtttttaaaaatctcatgtctatgttgtttttatttacaatttattAAATGGCAATAATGTTTAACCTAAATCTATCTTCATAATGTTACACACAAAATGGAAAAATAGCTACTCCctctatttcatattaagtgttgtttaatatttttgcaCACTAATTAAGAAAATTGTCAAATTTTCCATTTTACCTCTATTCATatagttttatgttttgttttattaattaatgaattaaaaataaaaataaaattagaaaattgattaaatatgtGAATTGGAAtgtaaaacgacacttataatgaaacaaaaatttaaaactgaaatgacacttaatatgaaacagagtGAATATCGACCCAGGGCCAGCTTAGATAGGGGGCGAGCGGTGCGACCGTCCTGGGCCCAATCCGGTGTCCCTCTATTTCTTAATAGATAAGAGTccgattttataaaaaaatacatgtatttttatactaaaaataaaaaagggtccacatttttttatatgaaagtatttGTTTATTTCcatagatttatatttaaaaatatttttagtattttgaaaaaagaacatatatctatcagattttttaaagaaaaataatagtttcgaaattaattttttttttttgccccaGGACCCATAACACCATTGAGCCGGTCATGTATCGACCACACAAAGTACAACACATGTTTCATGATGATAAATAGCATTGGCTATATAACCCAGTTTCAATGAATCTCTTGAGAAACACATCTATAATTAGAAACAGAGAACAAATACCAAACATTAAAGAGAAACAAGACACAATGTCTATTTCTCTCTATCTCGTCGGTTCTCTAATCATTGCACTCGTCTTCATAATATTCCCGAGACTGATCAAATCAAACTCCAAACTTCCTCCGAGCCCTCCAAAGCTTCCGATCATCGGAAACTTGCATGAGCTGGGAGAATTGCCACATCAGTCTCTTTGGAGACTGTCCAGAAAGTATGGTCCCGTGATGCATTTGAAGCTTGGTGCAATCCCAACGGTCGTAGTTTCTACTCCTGACACAGCAAGACAAGCTCTTAAAGTCTTTGACCTCAACTGTTGTAGCCGTCCACCATTGGCAGGTActataactattatatataatatggtgAATCAGATCACATCTAGTTTTTATAGTTAGACTAATTAATGGGTTCAAATGGTAACTTATGAAACAACTGCTGAACAATTGCGGTGAGGTTCTAATAAACATATAGATACATATTGTACATAGCCTTAAAGTATTTTACAAGTTTTTCTATCCCTAAACTATATTTGCGAAATGATTTTGTCACATGTcatttctacaatcaatttcacaaaacaaatatgacatgtcTACTGAAATTGTTGACATGTTTTATaacttaatatgacatggacaattgtatttaatgttaatttagatttttggtaaactttttaaaatatgataataactgatatattacatttaatgtcaattcatatttttggaagttttttttagaatatggaaatactcataaatcattattaaaataaaaatattcaaatatgacattatgattttcgaaatataatttatttatatattttaaattatacaattttattactaaattttcaaaaatatatacattttttttagaaaattataaaaatttaatcgtaaaatcattattttcttatatatctacaaattttataaatattatttaatcttaatttttggtaattatgcaacttttacaaatttatttaatatatttaattaaaataaatagatagaaaaatctatctaagattataatttcaaatatatacatgcatattcttaaatataacttttatgtttaattaaatcaattttatattaaaatattgatacaaaaaagaaatttacaatataaataaattaaaattttattttaaaatataatttatatttatctgttaaaaaatattttgaatttttttactgcacatggtgtAGGAAGACACCTAGTCAAACATGTAAAACATTTTGATCATTAGGAGACTATTGGGGAAAAGtattattttagcaaaaaatattTCCTATATATTCCATATTTATTTACGATTTACAATAAGGGTTTTCACCTATGTTTTAGGAGTTTAACCTaattctttgtatataaatatatcctttatttttctcaaaaaaatacaTCCTTTGTTATcctaatagtaaaataaaaaaaaattacatttttctctgttttaaaatTACCAATGATTTCTTCAGGTTCAGGGAAACTCTCTTACGACTATAAGGACATTGCTTTCTCTCCTTATAATGAGTACTGGAAAGAAGTAAGAAAGCTCGCGGTTCAGCAACTCTTCAGTAATAGACAAGTTAACTTGATTCAACCCATCGAGGACGAGGAGGTCAAGTATCTCATGGATTCACTCGCCAAAGCAGCTTCTCAGAATAATCCGGTTAACTTGGGCGACAAGTTACTTGCTTTGACTGTGAGTGTGGTATGCAGGGCATCATTTGGTGTGGTTTTCCAAGAGACTGTGCTCAATAATGACAGTTTCAACAAGTTAATCCGTGAGGCATTTGAGATATTGGGAAGTTTCTGTGCCTCAAATTTTTTCCCGTACGCGGGATGGTTCTACGACTGGTTAACAGGTT
This genomic interval from Brassica napus cultivar Da-Ae chromosome A6, Da-Ae, whole genome shotgun sequence contains the following:
- the LOC106349343 gene encoding NDR1/HIN1-like protein 13; translation: MSHHHHYETNPHFARLPSQNQHVKGGGASTSQTPPHQTSKSHPKTAPGIQIKPRDRHGKRPVQEPPHSVIPVPLRPEERLPPRETPNSSKIPVLSSPEEKRPPRKNPNSAKRPLLLSPEGHQRSPPPQQPQAPRGYATSLPPIAKPTPWRNAPTPSPHRRGGHRTPPPSRDQTNTATWSAAFCCAIFWIILILSGLVVLIVYLVYRPRSPHIDISAANLNAAYLDMGFLLNGDLTMLANFTNPNKKSSVEFSSLTFELYYYNTLIASQYVEPFKVPKKMSMFANVHLVSSQVQLEPTQSRELQRQIETGPVLLNVRGTFHARSNLGALFRYSYWLHTHCSFSLNSPPSGAMRARRCSTKR